Proteins encoded within one genomic window of Heptranchias perlo isolate sHepPer1 chromosome 35, sHepPer1.hap1, whole genome shotgun sequence:
- the LOC137302134 gene encoding probable G-protein coupled receptor 139: protein MIETFRSIRKICYVTLAVIGVPVNLVAIVILSRGKCGLSNCITRYLVAMAASDQLVIITEVILNRISSYFFPGSFLLITPVCSVIKVLRRASIDNSVWLTVTFSFDRFAAICCQKLKTKYCTEKTAAVVIATTCTLLCLKNVPFYFTYKPGEIIDNVPWFCATKSSYYTEPGWVGFDWIDTIVTPLLPFALILLLNALTVRYILVASRVRKGLKGQSKGENHNDPEMESRRKSVILLFTISGSFILLWLLYVIEFFYYTITKTNNYDHNDSLYIFEQVGYILRNLSCCTNTFIYGVTQTKFREQFKSAVKYPVTLIVKLMNNKNN from the exons ATGATTGAAACATTTCGCAGCATCAGAAAAATATGCTACGTGACCCTTGCAGTGATTGGTGTCCCTG TTAATttagtggcgattgtgatcctgtcccgaggaaagtgcggactctccaattGCATCacacgctacctggtggccatggcagcctcggatcaactggtcattatcactgagGTTATCTTAAATCGGATCAGTTCCTACTTCTTCCCGGGATCTTTCCTGCTCATCACCCCTGTGTGTAGTGTTATTAAAGTCCTGCGTCGTGCATCCATAGACAACTCTGTCTGGTTAACTGTCACTTTCTCCTTTGATCGCTTTgctgccatttgttgccagaagctgaaaacaaaatattgcaccgagaaaaccgCGGCTGTGGTTATAGCCACAACCTGCACTCTGCTCTGTTTGAAAAATGTTCCCTTCTATTTCACATATAAACCCGGAGAGATAATCGACAACGTACCGTGGTTTTGTGCTACAAAATCAAGCTATTATACTGAGCCCGGATGGGTGGGATTTGACTGGATTGATACGATTGTAACCCCATTGCTCCCATTTGCTTTAATTTTGTTGCTCAATGCTCTGACCGTCAGGTatattttagtggccagtcgagTCCGTAAGGGACTGAAGGGTCAGAGCAAGGGAGAGAATCACAacgacccagagatggagagcagaAGGAAGTCTGTGATTTTACTCTTCACCATATCAGGGAGTTTCATACTTTTGTGGCTTTTATATGTTATCGAATTCTTCTATTATACCATTACAAAAACAAATAACTATGATCACAATGACTCTTTATATATCTTTGAACAAGTCGGATATATACTGCGGAATttaagttgctgcacaaacacattTATTTATGGGGTGACTCAGaccaaattcagagagcagttcaaGAGCGCGGTGAAATATCCGGTTACcctaattgttaaattaatgaATAATAAAAACAACTGA